The following proteins come from a genomic window of Henningerozyma blattae CBS 6284 chromosome 4, complete genome:
- the SVS1 gene encoding Svs1p (similar to Saccharomyces cerevisiae SRL1 (YOR247W) and SVS1 (YPL163C); ancestral locus Anc_8.687) — MLTMQLKSILFPLLCNYLVAAQENPYGNFTSPTAESYVPTTTTLTPGYSAAPSSNVYTTVLQSITISSTIVEYQTLLGTPNVSPSGDLGPAETTISPLSPSAASSVPSTVASPEELSSAPLSLTSSPVASPSVAIPSILSSVQSTPVSPSSSYPGPLSSVETTSSPLLSTSAPLYSTSAPLISASASLASTSSPLFTSTSSLASSTPLFSTSTSLASTSLSLSSVSSSLVSTASPLSSAATPASLVSTPSEISFTSSSQLVSSSAQLSDSIQSTLSTSSFSNQQSVLSPTRTKTLTHVASIPSTSTVIATTLVPNSETTNTSETDNETQETTAPSPNANADVTNTPSLSLTTSTFVSSDATTTFTRTSTLVVTVPNKVTSFTTSYETQKDNIAPETKKDGQEQGQNIANNVNTNINNNNKEVETTKTIQLTSTVTETQRVTSFITQTTRVTSIDAQVAQVTSVLTQFVTVTVGEVTDYVTITPPSTVYVTITPPVSTVYLTITATTTTTNNICNSPIIANSTISQFSNAVNGTSIY, encoded by the coding sequence ATGTTAACTATGCAATTAAAATCTATTTTATTCCCGTTATTATGCAATTATCTAGTTGCCGCTCAAGAAAACCCCTATGGTAATTTTACAAGTCCAACAGCCGAGTCCTATGTCCCAACTACAACTACTTTAACCCCTGGATATTCAGCTGCACCCTCTTCTAATGTTTATACAACAGTGTTACAATCTATTACAATTTCATCTACTATAGTTGAGTACCAAACTCTTTTGGGTACTCCAAATGTTTCTCCTTCAGGAGATCTTGGCCCTGCCGAAACAACAATATCTCCATTGTCACCATCAGCTGCATCTTCAGTTCCTTCAACCGTTGCTTCACCTGAAGAATTGTCTTCAGCTCCTTTATCACTAACTTCGTCACCAGTCGCATCTCCTTCAGTTGCAATTCcttcaattttatcatcTGTGCAATCTACACCGGTATCCCCATCAAGTTCATACCCAGGACCATTATCTTCAGTTGAAACTACTTCGTCTCCGCTACTTTCTACATCAGCACCACTATATTCAACTTCAGCACCACTAATTTCTGCCTCGGCATCTTTGGCTTCCACATCTTCTCCTCTATTCACTTCAACCTCTTCATTAGCTTCTTCAACACCACTGTTTTCAACTTCAACTTCATTAGCATCaacttcattatcattatcatctgTCTCTTCTTCACTAGTCTCCACAGCTTCACCATTGTCTTCTGCTGCAACTCCAGCCTCACTTGTTTCAACTCCATCGGAAATTTCTTTCACTTCATCGTCCCAGCTAGTTTCATCTTCAGCTCAGTTATCAGATTCAATCCAATCTACTTTATCAACGTCTTCTTTCTCAAATCAACAATCAGTTCTTTCTCCAACTCGTACTAAGACTTTAACTCATGTTGCAAGTATTCCATCTACTTCAACTGTTATTGCCACTACTTTAGTTCCAAATTCGGAAACTACTAATACATCTGAAACTGATAATGAAACTCAAGAGACTACCGCTCCATCTCCAAATGCTAATGCTGATGTTACTAACACACCTTCTTTGTCATTAACTACATCCACCTTTGTTAGTTCTGATGCTACAACAACATTTACACGCACTTCAACCTTAGTTGTTACAGTTCCAAATAAGGTTACTAGCTTCACAACATCATATGAAACtcaaaaagataatattgCCCCAGAGACTAAAAAAGATGGACAAGAGCAAGGTCAAAACATTGCAAACAATGTTAACACTAAcataaacaataataacaagGAAGTTGAAACCACTAAAACCATTCAGCTTACCTCCACTGTTACTGAAACACAAAGAGTTACTTCATTCATTACCCAAACAACGCGTGTTACATCTATTGATGCTCAAGTTGCACAAGTTACTTCTGTTCTAACTCAATTTGTAACTGTTACTGTCGGTGAAGTTACTGACTATGTTACAATAACGCCACCAAGTACTGTCTATGTAACTATAACTCCACCAGTTAGCACCGTCTATTTAACAATTACTGCTACTACAACTACAACTAACAATATCTGCAATTCTCCAATCATTGCAAACTCCACTATCTCTCAATTTTCTAATGCTGTAAACGGGACCAGcatttattag
- the MLH3 gene encoding mismatch repair protein MLH3 (similar to Saccharomyces cerevisiae MLH3 (YPL164C); ancestral locus Anc_8.688), with amino-acid sequence MAASIHQLNLNVTKLLKSQVLVTDIINSIREVIQNSVDACATHIEVIVDYEKLWFVVVDNGDGISPVDLGYVSNLNATSKLNNSFNPDDKIKTYGFKGESLFGISKVSRLNVVSKVKDYNSTWLRERDCPPKIMDSIPTNLKSKYNFVHFEKGKSGTIVIVEELFFNLPVRKQMEENVPDFKKIEALRLNIFQILVYHPAIQFDIYTSTNGIQTPLLSVGGLTKSNLSDHLLLIESFTNVFGSIMENKKFKKVNLRLKDISIQGVISKASVTSKQYQFIYINGRRLISNDIFRKINTAFYSCNFGSEDNVNAQIRNNMKYSSRYPILILKVSCSLSFFDLLQNNSKDISEPSNYSILGPLLLKAISSFLKHQGYSETAISSKSTLQRPPNFNMLNVNTISNFNPRGCTRPAIINPASTYSLAKIIPKEIHGMYKASGSLSMLTRPRLSNVSLPRNNCFITKKKYDMPTKSNLLVPKISMENLNCLQNITITENSLKQIHFINQLDRKFLLVKCHNLSKKGYLDLLVIDQHACDERIKLEALLGEFMHTVLNKSIPVTPINDIYLQIEICDKEAFQFYEGEFKLWGIGYSVVDTYEGIHKKNNVYYLKLSTISTIVREKFKTNWEKLKVNLLQHIDSLRHLKKLSIKSVVGSKTKDYNWWEYTNYIPVFYLELFNSKACRSAIMFGNELSREDCNHLINELSKCHNPFQCAHGRPSIKPLLQWNNTNTELPDLSNENYCNFNNLDYEY; translated from the coding sequence ATGGCAGCAAGCATTCATCAGCTGAATTTAAATGTAACAAAATTACTTAAATCGCAAGTTTTAGTTACAGATATAATCAATTCTATTAGGGAAGTTATTCAAAATTCGGTTGATGCATGCGCCACTCATATTGAAGTTATAGTTGATTATGAGAAGCTATGGTTTGTTGTAGTCGACAACGGTGATGGAATTTCACCTGTTGATCTTGGCTATGTTTCCAATTTAAACGCAACGTCCAAGTTAAATAATTCGTTTAACCCAgatgataaaattaaaacttaTGGATTCAAAGGCGAGTCATTATTCGGTATATCCAAAGTGTCAAGATTAAATGTCGTTTCCAAAGTAAAAGATTATAATTCTACATGGCTACGTGAGCGAGATTGCCCACCAAAAATAATGGATTCGATACCaacaaatttgaaatctaaatataatttcGTACATTTTGAAAAAGGCAAGTCTGGGACAATAGTTATCGTTGaggaattattttttaatcttcCTGTTAGAAAACAAATGGAAGAAAATGTCCcagattttaaaaaaatagaagcCTTAcgattaaatattttccaaattttggTTTATCATCCTGCAATCcaatttgatatttatacTTCAACTAATGGGATACAGACACCATTATTATCTGTAGGTGGGTTAACCAAGAGTAATTTATCAGACCATTTATTGCTAATTGAGTCCTTTACCAACGTATTTGGATCTAtaatggaaaataaaaagtttaaaaaagttaatCTTCGTCTTAAAGATATTAGTATTCAGGGCGTAATTTCAAAGGCTTCTGTTACATCTAAACAGTACCAGTTTATTTACATCAACGGAAGAAGACTGATATCTAATgatatatttagaaaaataaatactgCCTTTTATTCTTGTAACTTTGGTTCTGAAGATAATGTTAATGCTCAgataagaaataatatgaaatataGCAGTAGGTATCCAATTTTGATACTCAAAGTTTCATGCTCATTGAGCTTTTTTGATTTActtcaaaataattcaaaggATATCTCTGAACCTTCAAACTACTCTATTCTTGGTCCTCTCTTATTGAAGGCCATATCTTCGTTTTTGAAACATCAAGGGTATTCTGAGACAGCTATCAGCTCCAAATCAACACTTCAACGACCGCCAAATTTTAACATGTTGAACGTGAATACTATTTCGAACTTCAATCCAAGGGGATGCACAAGGCCGGCAATAATCAATCCTGCTTCTACATACTCATTGGCAAAAATTATCCCTAAAGAGATACATGGTATGTATAAAGCTTCGGGATCTCTATCAATGCTCACCAGGCCAAGATTAAGTAATGTTTCATTACCGAgaaataattgttttattacaaagaagaaatatgaTATGCCAACCAAATCCAATTTACTTGTTCCAAAAATTTCGATGGAAAACTTAAATTGTTTACAGAATATCACCATTACtgaaaattctttaaaacaGATACATTTTATTAATCAGTTGGAcagaaaatttttattagtgaAATGTCACAACCTTAGCAAAAAAGGTTATTTAGATTTGTTAGTTATCGATCAACATGCATGTGACGAAAGAATTAAGTTGGAAGCACTTTTAGGTGAATTTATGCATACCGTTCTTAATAAATCTATTCCAGTTACACCTATTAACGACATTTACCttcaaattgaaatatgTGATAAAGAAGCGTTCCAATTTTACGAAGgagaattcaaattatgGGGTATTGGCTATTCTGTAGTAGATACTTATGAAGGTattcataaaaaaaacaatgtgtattatttaaaattatcaactatttcaacaattgtaagagaaaaatttaaaactaaCTGGgagaaattaaaagttaATCTTCTACAGCATATAGATTCTCTTCGccatttaaaaaagttaagCATTAAGTCAGTTGTTGGGTCTAAAACTAAAGATTATAATTGGTGGGAATATACAAATTATATCCCCGTTTTCTATTTAGAACTATTTAATAGTAAAGCCTGTAGGTCAGCGATAATGTTTGGTAATGAGTTATCTAGAGAAGATTGTAACCACCTAATTAATGAACTATCCAAATGCCACAATCCCTTCCAATGTGCACATGGCAGGCCATCCATTAAACCCCTTCTCCAGTGGAATAACACAAATACAGAACTACCAGATctttctaatgaaaattattgtAACTTTAATAACTTAGATTACgaatattaa
- the APC5 gene encoding anaphase promoting complex subunit 5 (similar to Saccharomyces cerevisiae APC5 (YOR249C); ancestral locus Anc_8.689), with protein MESVSGRLVVSSGLTPYDVTILLIIYMYCCCDKQVPIRIFIDLISPTLSPSEYNPILEILSERDVLQNPSLPTLTFIIKTLLENDIKDIALNVISTLEQINSIDKVVLIVNVLARECVVPDYKCINNVQTADSSHGWRLVSKKSLLGQYIDKCYSRFQVGEFFEEHLLLKRIMSHLKDFKHSKLYADLQHLLDTKAQNVLLSFESDDESSGVLLLNILKSTNNVKPDQEIIVSDEYYQNIINWELYKLMPNNNDLTEQDKIASNIRSAYLINSATLEEYSRFPTLHLLNYFLYSNSNFYQDAMDSLHSYSDHILTRNGDNYFHIALLSMATFHSHYNDCEAAVKDFIEATKVARENKDTSTLYQIMIWVLSFVESHPEYSHTLGLSFDQIINYLENCSDMEDSFIAENTYRWKSLIGLKEGSNLVCLLEDTCRFMTLAFQSMTDFKSKASTFTFLENLWESLGINDLSEIYGFFVKIHKNSIDSKIKRIKTDFDKAKYYNIDYLLLHINSPRLSSKMLMRLKLLEIQYDQSIGDASIALEKIKNILYEKDNDMNPALSFYWRFHFLKEECNIFISSGLASRAFSRVKLLGEMALQNKNPKLMAESLLLLSKTICQFNKNPLDSLIFPNHLVPFIFPNIKNQFLNLIESPSIEVNC; from the coding sequence ATGGAAAGCGTATCTGGAAGACTGGTGGTATCTTCTGGTTTAACACCTTACGATGTTACAATCCTTCTGATAATTTATATGTACTGCTGTTGTGATAAACAAGTTCCCATCAGAATATTTATAGACTTAATTTCACCTACACTTTCCCCATCCGAGTACAACCCTATTTTAGAAATTCTCTCTGAGAGAGATGTATTACAAAATCCATCACTGCCGACATTAACctttataattaaaacCCTTTTAGAAAATGACATAAAAGATATAGCTCTGAATGTTATTTCAACTTTAGAACAAatcaattcaattgataagGTGGTCCTGATAGTAAATGTCCTTGCAAGGGAATGTGTTGTACCTGACTACAAATGCATAAATAATGTTCAAACAGCGGATTCATCACACGGTTGGAGGTTAGTATCTAAGAAAAGTTTACTGGGCCAATATATTGACAAATGCTATTCTAGATTTCAAGTTGGAGAATTTTTTGAGGAACATTTACTGctaaaaagaataatgTCACATTTGAAGGATTTTAAGCATTCTAAGCTATATGCTGATCTTCAACATTTGTTAGATACTAAAGCACAGAATGTTCTATTAAGTTTTGAATCAGATGACGAGTCCTCTGGTgttttacttttaaatattctaaaatcAACAAATAACGTTAAACCAGATCaagaaataatagtttCGGatgaatattatcaaaacaTAATTAATTGGGAGCTATACAAATTAATgccaaataataatgatttaacTGAACAAGACAAAATCGCATCAAATATACGATCTGcatatttaataaactcTGCAACTTTGGAAGAATATTCCAGATTTCCTACTTTACATTTATTGAACTACTTTTTATATTCCAACTCAAATTTCTATCAAGATGCTATGGACTCTCTACACAGCTATTCAGATCATATTTTGACAAGAAATGGAGATAACTATTTCCATATTGCGTTATTATCAATGGCAACATTTCATTCGCATTATAATGATTGTGAGGCTGCAGTTAAAGATTTTATAGAGGCAACAAAAGTTGCCAGAGAGAATAAAGACACATCCACattatatcaaataatgatatggGTACTTTCTTTTGTTGAATCACATCCAGAATATTCACACACGTTAGGCTTATCTTTTGATcagattattaattatctTGAGAATTGTAGTGATATGGAAGATTCTTTCATCGCAGAAAATACTTATAGATGGAAATCTTTAATTGGTTTAAAAGAAGGCTCAAATTTGGTTTGTCTACTTGAAGATACATGTAGATTTATGACATTAGCTTTTCAATCAATGACTGATTTTAAATCCAAAGCTTCAacatttacatttttagaaaatttatgGGAAAGCCTTGGCATTAACGATTTAAGCGAGATATATGGTTTCTTTGTTAAAATacataaaaattcaattgattcaaaaattaaaagaattaagaCTGATTTTGACAAGgccaaatattataatatagaCTACCTGCTATTACATATAAATTCCCCAAGACTTTCAAGTAAAATGCTCATGCGCTTGAAGTTGTTAGAAATTCAGTATGATCAATCAATTGGTGACGCCAGCATAGctttagaaaaaatcaaaaatatattgtatgaaaaagataatgACATGAATCCAGCATTGAGTTTTTACTGGagatttcattttttgaaagaagaatgtaatatttttatttcgtCTGGATTAGCTTCTAGGGCATTTTCTAGGGTAAAATTATTGGGAGAAATGGCTCtgcaaaataaaaatccgAAACTAATGGCAGAAtccttattattattatctaaaacTATATGCCAATTCAACAAAAACCCTTTGGACAGTTTGATTTTTCCTAACCATTTAGTTCCCTTCATCTTTCCGAATAtcaaaaatcaatttttaaatttgattgaATCTCCAAGTATAGAAGTAAACTGCTAA
- the CLP1 gene encoding cleavage polyadenylation factor subunit CLP1 (similar to Saccharomyces cerevisiae CLP1 (YOR250C); ancestral locus Anc_8.690): protein MSVLPGLTDNNQLTDSLIDASNEIQQLNIPAGSEWRIELSSETKLDLKIKSGIAEIFGTELANDINYSFKNWKFPIYAVEDVKLEWKCPELASKELNILRNNSQQYIYNLHFAFEKMRGLSFDGFRAMVVGKSSSGKTSLCRTLASYAIKSKPYQPLYVNTNPQDGILSMPGCLTATPISDILDAQSATWGQSMTSGATALHSKQPLVRNFGLENVSENRKLYMNVITQLANDVRNRLEEDSLVCRSGTIIDSPPLSVFDDDFIELKHIVKEFNVNILIVLCEDENDQIWKNMKTHLQPLIGNFVLRAPILDGVVKVDDVFKRSQQRDAIREYFYGTPQIVLSPYAIGVDYEDITMWKPMSNMEQDWQNNDKTSQLTLKAVEITSNNIQHAIVAITYVPKNASGNEVEKANILGFGLVMEVNEKKGKFVFFYQSLVDYLIKR from the coding sequence atgaGTGTTTTACCAGGCCTGACTGACAACAATCAACTAACAGACTCATTAATTGATGCGAGTAATGAAATACAGCAATTAAATATCCCAGCTGGTTCTGAATGGCGAATCGAATTATCTAGTGAAACtaaattagatttaaaaataaaatcagGTATTGCTGAAATTTTTGGTACTGAACTAGCTAACgatattaattattcttttaaaaattggaaGTTTCCAATATATGCTGTTGAAGATGTAAAACTGGAATGGAAATGTCCTGAATTAGCCTCCAAAGAGTTGAATatattaagaaataattcacaacaatatatttataatttgcATTTTGCATTTGAAAAGATGAGAGGCTTAAGTTTCGATGGATTTAGAGCTATGGTTGTTGGAAAATCTAGTTCTGGGAAGACATCACTGTGTAGAACATTAGCATCATATGCCATAAAATCTAAACCATATCAACCACTTTATGTTAACACAAATCCTCAGGATGGTATATTATCAATGCCAGGTTGTCTAACAGCAACGCCTATATCAGATATATTGGACGCTCAAAGTGCAACTTGGGGACAGAGTATGACAAGCGGTGCTACTGCATTACACAGTAAACAACCACTAGTAAGAAATTTTGGATTGGAAAATGTTTCTGAAAACAGAAAACTTTATATGAATGTAATTACCCAATTAGCCAATGATGTGAGAAACAGATTGGAAGAAGATTCTCTGGTATGCAGATCAGGTACTATAATAGACTCACCTCCATTAAGTgtatttgatgatgattttaTTGAGTTAAAGCACAttgttaaagaatttaacGTTAATATCTTAATTGTATTGtgtgaagatgaaaatgaccaaatttggaaaaatatgaaaactCATCTACAACCATTGATCGGAAACTTTGTATTGAGGGCACCAATTCTTGATGGTGTTGTTAAGGTAGATGATGTCTTTAAGAGATCACAGCAACGTGATGCAATAagagaatatttttatggTACTCCTCAAATTGTTTTAAGCCCCTACGCTATTGGTGTAGATTACGAAGACATAACTATGTGGAAGCCTATGAGTAACATGGAACAAGATTGGCAGAATAATGACAAGACTTCTCAATTAACTCTTAAAGCAGTTGAAATAACGTCAAATAATATCCAACATGCCATTGTAGCCATAACGTATGTGCCAAAGAATGCATCAGGTAATGAAGTGGAAAAAGCTAATATTCTAGGCTTTGGCCTAGTGATGGAAGTGAATGAGAAAAAAGGAAAGTTCGTATTCTTTTACCAGTCCCTGGTAGATTACCTTATAAAGCGATGA